One region of Phragmites australis chromosome 18, lpPhrAust1.1, whole genome shotgun sequence genomic DNA includes:
- the LOC133898896 gene encoding ABC transporter A family member 2-like → MELLSGGALAWQQYRSLLRKNSTLTWRHRRSAALQLFSSLVFIFLIFCIDRAIRSRFSYTTAYRNVPDPKPLVAPPIPPCEDKFFIKSPCYDFLWSDGGSARVASLVDAIRRNNPGRPIPPEKVLGFRTPDEVDAWLFQNPMRCPGALHFQDINATQIKYGIQTNSTPVARRGTYEDPTFKFQIPLQVAAEREMARLLIGDPNFSWTVGFKEFAHPATETFSTIAQAGPTFFLAIAMFGFVFQISALVTEKELKLRQAMSIMGLYESAYWLSWFTWEALLTLLSALFTVLFGMMFQFDFFLNNSFGILFLLFFLFQLNMLSFAFMISTFVTKAASATTVGFAIFIIGFLTQLVTTFGFPYSSSFQKSYRTVWSFFPPDVFAQGLNILGKATATPEDKGISWNQRGKCQSFETDCVITIDDIYKWLISTFFLWFVLAIYFDNIIPNVNGVRKSVFYFLMPSYWTGKGGKMREGGLFSFFGSSRPADDATPTDEDVLAEENLVKEQAANNEVDGVAVQIRGLRKTYPGSFSMGCCKCRTTKPFHSVKGLWVNLEKDQLFCLLGPNGAGKTTTISCLTGITPITGGDALIYGHSVRSTAGMSNIRRMIGVCPQFDILWDALTAKEHMELFASIKGLPPVTIKSVAEQSLAQVKLSQAANVRAGSYSGGMKRRLSVAIALIGDPKLVFLDEPTTGMDPITRRHVWDIIEDAKKGRAIVLTTHSMEEADILSDRIAIMAKGKLRCIGTSIRLKSKFGTGYIANVNFSGNGHMQSPNINSNTEAPVNPHIEAVKWFFKERLDVNPKEESRTFLTFVIPHHKEPLLTRFFGELQDREVEFGISDIQLGLTTLEEVFLNIAKQAELESSTAEGTLVTLNLTSGASIQIPKGARFVGIPGTETEEHPRGVMVEVYWDQDDNGSLCISGHSDEIPVSANVELRRPPSLSRRASMGRGGPVGYIIDPNQV, encoded by the exons ATGGAGCTCCTCAGCGGCGGCGCGCTGGCATGGCAGCAGTACCGGTCGCTGCTCCGCAAGAACTCTACGCTCACCTGGCGCCACCGGCGATCGGCGGCGCTGCAGCTCTTCTCCTCGCTCGTCTTCATCTTCCTAATCTTCTGCATCGACCGCGCCATCCGGTCCCGGTTCTCCTACACCACCGCCTACCGCAACGTCCCCGACCCGAAGCCGCTCGTGGCCCCGCCCATCCCGCCCTGCGAGGACAAGTTCTTCATCAAGTCCCCCTGCTACGACTTCCTCTGGAGCGACGGCGGGAGCGCCCGCGTCGCCTCGCTCGTCGACGCCATCCGGAGGAACAACCCCGGCCGGCCAATACCCCCCGAGAAA GTTTTAGGTTTTAGGACTCCAGATGAAGTTGATGCTTGGCTTTTTCAAAATCCGATGCGCTGCCCTGGTGCTTTACATTTTCAAGATATAAATGCCACTCAAATAAAGTATGGTATTCAGACAAACTCCACTCCAGTAGCACGGAGGGGGACATATGAAGATCCCACGTTCAAGTTCCAGATACCTCTTCAAGTTGCAGCTGAGAGGGAAATGGCAAGGCTGCTCATTGGAG ACCCAAATTTTAGCTGGACCGTGGGATTTAAGGAATTTGCTCACCCAGCGACAGAAACATTCTCCACTATTGCTCAAGCAGGGCCAACTTTCTTCCTTGCCATTGCAATGTTTGGATTTGTTTTCCAGATCAGTGCCTTGGTGACAGAGAAAGAACTTAAGCTTCGTCAG GCTATGTCTATCATGGGGCTCTATGAATCAGCGTATTGGCTATCATGGTTTACTTGGGAGGCCTTGCTTACGTTACTGTCAGCGCTTTTTACTGTGCTTTTTGGGATGATGTTCCAGTTTGACTTCTTCCTGAATAATAGTTTTGGAATCTTATTTCTGCTGTTTTTCCTCTTCCAACTGAACATG CTTAGTTTTGCCTTCATGATATCGACATTCGTAACGAAAGCAGCATCAGCTACTACTGTTGGATTTGCAATATTCATTATTGGCTTCTTGACACAG CTTGTTACAACCTTTGGGTTCCCATATTCAAGTTCCTTCCAAAAGTCTTACCGGACAGTATGGTCTTTCTTTCCTCCTGATGTATTTGCCCAAGGCCTCAACATCCTAGGTAAGGCAACAGCCACTCCTGAAGACAAAGGTATCAGCTGGAACCAGCGTGGGAAGTGCCAGTCTTTTGAGACGGATTGCGTCATCACTATT GACGACATCTACAAATGGCTTATCTCCACATTTTTCTTGTGGTTTGTGCTGGCGATCTACTTTGACAACATAATTCCAAATGTCAATGGTGTTCGAAAGTCAGTGTTCTACTTTCTCATGCCTTCCTACTGGACAGGAAAAGGAGGCAAGATGCGAG AGGGAGGCCTCTTTAGCTTTTTTGGTTCAAGCCGTCCGGCAGATGATGCTACCCCTACTGATGAGGATGTTCTTGCTGAGGAAAACCTAGTAAAGGAACAAGCTGCAAACAATGAGGTAGATGGTGTTGCAGTTCAAATACGCGGTTTGCGGAAGACATATCCAGGAAGTTTCAGTATGGGTTGCTGCAAATGCAGAACAACTAAGCCATTTCATTCTGTCAAA GGCTTATGGGTGAACCTTGAGAAGGACCAACTGTTTTGTCTTCTTGGACCTAATGGGGCTGGTAAAACAACTACAATCAGTTGCCTGACTGGAATCACACCAATTACAGGCGGTGATG CATTGATTTATGGTCATTCTGTTCGAAGCACTGCGGGGATGTCAAATATTCGTCGGATGATTGGAGTCTGTCCGCAG TTTGACATCCTGTGGGACGCATTAACAGCTAAAGAGCACATGGAATTGTTTGCTAGCATCAAGGGATTGCCTCCAGTAACAATTAAATCG GTAGCAGAACAATCATTAGCCCAAGTGAAGCTCAGCCAGGCAGCTAATGTTAGAGCAGGTAGCTACAGTGGAGGAATGAAGCGCCGGCTAAGTGTTGCCATTGCTTTAATTGGTGACCCAAAATTGGTCTTTCTTGATGAACCG ACTACTGGCATGGATCCAATAACAAGGAGGCATGTCTGGGACATCATAGAGGATGCAAAGAAAGGAAGAGCCATTGTCTTGACCACCCATTCCATGGAGGAAGCTGATATTCTAAGTGACCGGATAGCTATCATGGCAAAGGGGAAACTGCGATGCATTGGGACATCAATAAGGCTGAAGTCGAAATTTGGAACTGGATACATTGCTAATGTGAATTTCTCTGGAAACGGTCACATGCAAAGCCCTAACATCAACAGCAACACCGAGGCACCAGTTAATCCTCACATTGAAGCTGTCaaatggttcttcaaggaa CGGCTTGATGTGAACCCTAAGGAGGAGAGCAGGACATTCTTAACATTTGTCATCCCCCATCACAAAGAACCGCTTCTGACG AGATTCTTTGGGGAGTTGCAAGACAGGGAGGTGGAGTTTGGAATCTCAGACATTCAACTCGGTCTCACGACACTTGAAGAGGTCTTCCTGAACATTGCAAAGCAGGCAGAGTTGGAGAgctctacagctgaaggcaccCTGGTGACTCTAAACCTAACATCAGGGGCATCGATTCAG ATTCCGAAGGGTGCTCGTTTTGTTGGTATTCCTGGAACTGAGACAGAAGAGCATCCAAGAGGCGTCATGGTTGAGGTTTACTGGGATCAGGATGACAATGGATCACTCTGCATTTCCGGCCACTCTGATGAGATCCCTGTGTCAGCCAATGTTGAGCTGAGGAGGCCGCCCTCGCTGTCTCGTAGGGCCTCGATGGGCCGTGGAGGTCCAGTCGGGTACATCATTGACCCGAACCAGGTCTAG